One segment of Alnus glutinosa chromosome 2, dhAlnGlut1.1, whole genome shotgun sequence DNA contains the following:
- the LOC133861359 gene encoding OPA3-like protein codes for MILPVVKLGTLALKTICKPIANRLKKEAGLHPKFRQLIISIAQTNHRFSTKVQRRIYGHATDAAIRPLNEEKAVQAAADLLGELFVFTVAGAAVIFEVQRSSRSEARKEELRKQELQAMKQRDEDLAKEIELLRHKIEELEQLAKGRRLTGIFNFRHAHAIEDGKPKST; via the exons ATGATCCTACCGGTCGTAAAGTTGGGAACCCTCGCTCTCAAAACCATCTGCAAACCCATTGCCAATCGGCTTAAGAAGGAGGCTGGCTTGCACCCCAAATTCAGGCAGTTAATTATCAGCATTGCCcag ACAAATCATCGATTTTCAACAAAAGTGCAAAGACGCATTTATGGTCATGCAACTGATGCTGCAATACGCCCACTTAATGAGGAGAAAGCTGTTCAAGCTGCTGCAGATCTTCTCGGGGAGCTTTTTGTCTTCACG GTTGCTGGTGCTGCGGTTATTTTTGAGGTGCAAAGAAGTTCTAGATCAGAAGCAAGAAAGGAGGAACTGCGGAAGCAAGAATTACAG GCAATGAAGCAAAGAGATGAAGATTTGGCTAAAGAAATTGAGCTTCTTAGAcacaagattgaagagctggaaCAACTTGCCAAAGGGCGACGACTTACTGGCATTTTTAACTTCAGGCATGCGCACGCTATTGAAGATGGAAAACCAAAAAGTACATGA
- the LOC133861034 gene encoding transcription factor VOZ1-like isoform X2: MPKGLKSKCGSASHQLLKEKAKNRVNDLEGAFSDLQSARKESRANDIAVLEQQVHQMLREWKSELNEPSPASSLVGASLGSFSEELARFLQNCDEEDDATSPLKELTPLKHEADLQNLYNRNLTAIQEDVKQNTAASNSDSSIKLDFHQLDSHQDFDYGLLIGANDTEQCEQDAMPDVLPNICPPPSAFLGPKCALWDCFRPAQGSKWCEDYCSTVHSVLALNEGLPDMTPILRPGGISLKDGPLFAALNAKAQGKKVGIPQCEGAASRKSPWNNPELFDLVFLEGETIREWLFFDKPRRAFESGNRKQRSLPDYSGRGWHESRKLVMKEFGGRKRSYYMDPQPLSCLEWHLYEYEISNYDACALYRLELKLVDEKKSPKGKLTNDSLADLQKKMGRLTAEVSADNGHLIKDRMRANKKADAENTNSAQNQITSTYESPSYGLSAPYGYHAST; encoded by the exons ATGCCGAAAGGTTTGAAGAGCAAGTGCGGGTCTGCGTCACACCAGCTCTTGAAGGAGAAGGCCAAGAACCGGGTAAATGACCTTGAAGGGGCGTTCAGTGATCTCCAATCTGCAAGGAAGGAAAGTCGAGCTAATGACATTGCAGTTTTGGAGCAGCAAGTACATCAGATGTTGCGAGAGTGGAAATCCGAGCTCAATGAGCCGTCCCCAGCTTCTTCTTTAGTT GGTGCTAGTCTTGGATCATTTTCAGAGGAATTAGCACGTTTTTTGCAAAACTGTGACGAAGAAGATGATGCAACAAGTCCATTAAAGGAACTGACACCATTGAAGCATGAAGCTGATCTTCAAAACCTTTATAACAGAAATTTAACTGCAATTCAGGAG GACGTCAAACAGAACACAGCTGCTAGTAACTCAGATTCAAGTATAAAACTGGATTTTCATCAGTTAGATTCACATCAAGACTTCGACTATGGGCTTCTCATTGGAGCTAATGACACCGAACAATGTGAACAGGATGCTATGCCGGACGTTCTGCCAAATATCTGCCCTCCACCTTCTGCTTTTTTGGGGCCAAAATGTGCTCTGTGGGATTGTTTCAGGCCTGCTCAAGGATCTAAATGGTGTGAGGACTACTGCAGTACTGTTCATTCTGTTCTAGCATTAAATGAGGGTCTCCCTGACATGACTCCAATTTTACGACCTGGGGGCATTAGTTTGAAGGATGGTCCATTATTTGCTGCTCTTAATGCTAAGGCACAGGGAAAGAAAGTGGGCATCCCTCAATGTGAAGGTGCTGCTAGTAGAAAATCTCCATGGAATAATCCTG AGCTATTTGATCTTGTTTTCCTTGAGGGTGAAACAATTAGGGAGTGGCTCTTTTTTGACAAGCCTAGAAGGGCGTTTGAGAGTGGAAATAGAAAGCAGAGGTCATTGCCCGACTACAGCGGACGTGGTTGGCATGAATCAAGGAAGCTGGTGATGAAGGAATTTGGGGGGCGGAAGAGGTCCTACTACATGGACCCACAACCTCTTAGCTGTCTCGAGTGGCATTTGTATGAATATGAGATCAGCAACTATGATGCTTGTGCATTATATCGGTTGGAACTCAAGCTTGTTGATGAAAAGAAGAGTCCTAAAGGAAAATTGACAAATGATTCGCTTGCTGATCTACAGAAGAAGATGGGAAGGCTCACTGCTGAGGTTTCTGCAGATAATGGACACCTCATTAAGGACAGGATGAGGGCTAATAAAAAGGCGGATGCTGAAAATACCAATTCTGCTCAAAATCAGATCACCTCTACCTATGAATCCCCGAGTTATGGTTTAAGTGCTCCATACGGTTATCATGCTAGTACTTGA
- the LOC133861034 gene encoding transcription factor VOZ1-like isoform X1 translates to MPKGLKSKCGSASHQLLKEKAKNRVNDLEGAFSDLQSARKESRANDIAVLEQQVHQMLREWKSELNEPSPASSLVGASLGSFSEELARFLQNCDEEDDATSPLKELTPLKHEADLQNLYNRNLTAIQEDIFVNKQPQEHGFHGFDQCRGSVSSMQNKVVNNTDFTNSHRLDIQQDVKQNTAASNSDSSIKLDFHQLDSHQDFDYGLLIGANDTEQCEQDAMPDVLPNICPPPSAFLGPKCALWDCFRPAQGSKWCEDYCSTVHSVLALNEGLPDMTPILRPGGISLKDGPLFAALNAKAQGKKVGIPQCEGAASRKSPWNNPELFDLVFLEGETIREWLFFDKPRRAFESGNRKQRSLPDYSGRGWHESRKLVMKEFGGRKRSYYMDPQPLSCLEWHLYEYEISNYDACALYRLELKLVDEKKSPKGKLTNDSLADLQKKMGRLTAEVSADNGHLIKDRMRANKKADAENTNSAQNQITSTYESPSYGLSAPYGYHAST, encoded by the exons ATGCCGAAAGGTTTGAAGAGCAAGTGCGGGTCTGCGTCACACCAGCTCTTGAAGGAGAAGGCCAAGAACCGGGTAAATGACCTTGAAGGGGCGTTCAGTGATCTCCAATCTGCAAGGAAGGAAAGTCGAGCTAATGACATTGCAGTTTTGGAGCAGCAAGTACATCAGATGTTGCGAGAGTGGAAATCCGAGCTCAATGAGCCGTCCCCAGCTTCTTCTTTAGTT GGTGCTAGTCTTGGATCATTTTCAGAGGAATTAGCACGTTTTTTGCAAAACTGTGACGAAGAAGATGATGCAACAAGTCCATTAAAGGAACTGACACCATTGAAGCATGAAGCTGATCTTCAAAACCTTTATAACAGAAATTTAACTGCAATTCAGGAG gatatttttgttaacaaacaGCCCCAGGAACATGGTTTTCATGGGTTTGATCAATGTAGAGGCTCTGTTTCAAGTATGCAGAACAAGGTGGTTAATAATACAGATTTTACAAATTCTCATCGTCTTGATATTCAACAGGACGTCAAACAGAACACAGCTGCTAGTAACTCAGATTCAAGTATAAAACTGGATTTTCATCAGTTAGATTCACATCAAGACTTCGACTATGGGCTTCTCATTGGAGCTAATGACACCGAACAATGTGAACAGGATGCTATGCCGGACGTTCTGCCAAATATCTGCCCTCCACCTTCTGCTTTTTTGGGGCCAAAATGTGCTCTGTGGGATTGTTTCAGGCCTGCTCAAGGATCTAAATGGTGTGAGGACTACTGCAGTACTGTTCATTCTGTTCTAGCATTAAATGAGGGTCTCCCTGACATGACTCCAATTTTACGACCTGGGGGCATTAGTTTGAAGGATGGTCCATTATTTGCTGCTCTTAATGCTAAGGCACAGGGAAAGAAAGTGGGCATCCCTCAATGTGAAGGTGCTGCTAGTAGAAAATCTCCATGGAATAATCCTG AGCTATTTGATCTTGTTTTCCTTGAGGGTGAAACAATTAGGGAGTGGCTCTTTTTTGACAAGCCTAGAAGGGCGTTTGAGAGTGGAAATAGAAAGCAGAGGTCATTGCCCGACTACAGCGGACGTGGTTGGCATGAATCAAGGAAGCTGGTGATGAAGGAATTTGGGGGGCGGAAGAGGTCCTACTACATGGACCCACAACCTCTTAGCTGTCTCGAGTGGCATTTGTATGAATATGAGATCAGCAACTATGATGCTTGTGCATTATATCGGTTGGAACTCAAGCTTGTTGATGAAAAGAAGAGTCCTAAAGGAAAATTGACAAATGATTCGCTTGCTGATCTACAGAAGAAGATGGGAAGGCTCACTGCTGAGGTTTCTGCAGATAATGGACACCTCATTAAGGACAGGATGAGGGCTAATAAAAAGGCGGATGCTGAAAATACCAATTCTGCTCAAAATCAGATCACCTCTACCTATGAATCCCCGAGTTATGGTTTAAGTGCTCCATACGGTTATCATGCTAGTACTTGA
- the LOC133861035 gene encoding cyanidin 3-O-galactoside 2''-O-xylosyltransferase FGGT1-like encodes MGSSSLHLAMYPWFAIGHLTPFLYLSNKLAQKGHRISFFITTKTLPKLERFNLYPDHITFVPIIVPRVDGLPSDAETTSDVPFTLYPHLMTAMDRTESHIELLLRDLKPDIVFYDFAYWVPKLTRNLGIKSIHYCVISTPTVAYTMVPARQRSGYHSEADLMQSPPGFPVSSSIVLHVHEARLFAAVSTMKFGSDVLFLDRQFTSLDQSDALGFWACREIEGPYIDYLVSQFEKPVLISGPILVEPPASTLNFEEKWVQWLGSFKAGSVIYCALGSECKLTKDQFQELILGLELSGWPFLAALKPPFGAESVEAALPEGLEERIKGKGIVHGEWVQQRLILGHPSIGCFVTHCGSGSLLEALRSQCQLVMLPQIADQIVNARMMGNSLKVGVEVEKGEEDGLFTKGSVCKAVRTVMEVDSEIGRLVRANHAKLRDLLLSEDLQSSYINSFCQKLKDLVE; translated from the coding sequence ATGGGTTCATCATCGCTACACCTCGCAATGTACCCTTGGTTTGCTATTGGCCACCTTACCCCATTCCTCTACCTTTCCAACAAACTAGCCCAGAAAGGCCATAGAATCTCCTTCTTCATCACTACCAAGACTCTACCAAAGCTGGAGCGTTTCAATCTCTACCCGGATCACATAACCTTTGTCCCCATCATTGTTCCTCGTGTTGATGGCCTCCCTTCCGACGCTGAGACAACTTCAGATGTGCCATTCACTTTATATCCACACCTTATGACTGCCATGGACCGGACTGAGAGTCATATTGAACTTCTTCTACGTGACCTTAAACCAGACATTGTCTTCTATGATTTTGCTTATTGGGTGCCAAAATTGACACGAAACTTAGGTATCAAGTCAATTCATTACTGCGTTATCAGTACACCTACAGTAGCTTACACTATGGTCCCTGCAAGGCAACGCAGTGGTTACCATTCAGAAGCTGACCTTATGCAGTCCCCCCCTGGTTTCCCAGTATCCTCCTCCATTGTGCTCCATGTCCACGAAGCTCGACTCTTTGCTGCAGTGTCAACCATGAAGTTTGGCAGCGATGTCCTTTTTCTTGATCGCCAATTTACAAGCTTAGATCAGTCTGATGCCCTAGGATTCTGGGCATGTAGAGAAATTGAGGGGCCTTATATTGACTATCTTGTGAGCCAGTTTGAGAAGCCTGTGCTTATTTCAGGACCAATTCTAGTAGAGCCACCAGCCTCTACATTAAACTTCGAAGAAAAATGGGTTCAATGGCTAGGATCTTTCAAGGCCGGCTCAGTAATTTACTGTGCACTGGGAAGTGAATGCAAGTTAACGAAAGACCAATTCCAGGAATTGATATTGGGTCTTGAGCTTAGCGGTTGGCCATTTCTTGCAGCACTTAAACCACCCTTCGGGGCTGAGTCTGTTGAAGCGGCGCTGCCGGAAGGGTTGGAAGAACGGATTAAAGGAAAAGGAATCGTGCATGGTGAATGGGTTCAACAGCGATTGATTTTAGGCCACCCATCAATTGGGTGCTTTGTTACACACTGTGGCTCAGGTTCTTTGTTGGAAGCACTGAGAAGTCAGTGTCAGTTGGTAATGTTACCGCAGATAGCTGATCAAATTGTCAATGCAAGGATGATGGGCAACAGTTTAAAGGTCGGGGTAGAAGTTGAGAAAGGCGAAGAAGACGGCTTGTTCACCAAGGGAAGCGTCTGCAAGGCTGTGAGGACCGTGATGGAAGTTGATAGTGAGATTGGTAGGCTGGTCAGAGCCAATCACGCTAAACTAAGAGACCTCTTGCTTAGTGAAGATTTACAGTCATCATATATTAACAGTTTCTGCCAAAAGCTTAAAGATTTGGTTGAATAA